A window from Cytobacillus sp. FSL H8-0458 encodes these proteins:
- a CDS encoding cell wall hydrolase, with translation MNYIKWIAAAAAMVFVLSFSQPKADAAVLKSGSAGPEVTYIQSALQKLGYFNTDHTGYYGMVTENAVRNFQYDFGLAADGIVGVNTAEMLRNVDMLAHVVYGEARGESYEGQVAVAAVVLNRMESNEFPDTLSNVIFQKNAITAVNDGQYWLQPDAEAYQAVKDAFDGWDPTGGAVYYYNPYTATDQWIFTRPVIKQIGNHNFAY, from the coding sequence ATGAATTACATAAAGTGGATTGCGGCAGCTGCCGCAATGGTATTTGTATTGAGCTTCAGCCAGCCGAAAGCAGATGCTGCTGTTTTAAAGAGTGGCTCTGCAGGTCCGGAGGTTACATATATTCAATCAGCATTACAAAAGCTTGGTTATTTTAATACAGACCATACAGGGTATTATGGAATGGTAACAGAGAACGCCGTTAGAAACTTTCAATATGATTTCGGTTTAGCAGCTGATGGTATTGTAGGAGTTAACACAGCAGAAATGCTTAGGAATGTGGACATGCTGGCACATGTCGTTTATGGGGAAGCGCGCGGGGAAAGCTATGAAGGCCAGGTGGCAGTTGCCGCTGTCGTTCTCAATCGTATGGAGTCAAATGAATTTCCGGATACACTCTCCAATGTAATATTCCAAAAGAATGCCATTACAGCTGTGAATGATGGACAGTACTGGCTGCAGCCTGATGCCGAAGCTTATCAGGCAGTAAAAGATGCTTTTGATGGATGGGACCCCACGGGCGGTGCCGTCTATTATTACAATCCTTATACAGCTACAGATCAATGGATTTTCACCCGTCCAGTGATAAAACAGATCGGCAATCATAATTTTGCCTATTAA
- a CDS encoding methyl-accepting chemotaxis protein: MKKLSARIALVMALGMAIVLLGNIAMLYLSTKNSVESSIENFSLSIADNIASKMDTEKYDDFLKNPNQSETYWDLREQLNDFREKTGAFYVYTLMADSDKKELFIMVDGLPKGSDIAADIKTPTTATTYEDISPVLDGKASSSPIVHDPEYGDYLSAFVPIKSDGKVIGILGVDINAENVNSISDQVLLEVLPMNLVINILLILAVVTILAWFVKRRLHPLQSISSAAQLMADGDLRGAEEKASSIKVKGNDEIRHVTESFKKMTHHTKVMVEDIKASSEALLISSGKIENKMEEISQASSLIVRGIQEVAGATDTQLIRSEESAKAIEEMAIGIQRIAEASTDVSEQSNTVAQQVKEGFDEIQSIIRQINEIKKTVNESSVFIEELGTQASEIEDIVNLISGIAEQTNLLSLNAAIEAARAGEHGKGFAVVSQEVKKLAEGSKASAAQIAEKLNHFRLSIEQAVGNMHASSGKVEEGTVLVNSAGEKFNQILHAVEGVTGEIQEVSAVTEELSAGSEEISASIDEFAGLSKDTAQISREVAASTDQQENAVEKISELTLQLSSLSKQLEQSVEKFKL; encoded by the coding sequence ATGAAAAAGCTCAGCGCTAGAATTGCATTGGTCATGGCTCTTGGAATGGCAATTGTATTACTCGGTAATATTGCAATGCTCTACTTAAGCACGAAAAATTCTGTAGAGTCCTCGATTGAAAATTTTAGTTTAAGCATTGCAGACAATATTGCTTCGAAGATGGATACCGAAAAATATGATGATTTTTTAAAGAATCCCAATCAGTCGGAAACCTATTGGGACCTTAGGGAACAGCTGAATGATTTTCGCGAGAAGACAGGCGCGTTTTACGTATATACTTTAATGGCTGATTCCGACAAGAAAGAACTCTTTATAATGGTTGATGGCCTGCCGAAGGGCTCCGATATTGCTGCAGACATTAAAACACCGACAACGGCTACAACATATGAAGATATTTCTCCTGTCCTGGATGGAAAAGCATCAAGTTCACCGATCGTTCATGATCCGGAATATGGAGACTATCTTTCAGCATTCGTACCCATTAAATCAGATGGAAAAGTAATCGGGATATTGGGTGTCGATATTAATGCAGAGAATGTTAACAGCATTTCAGATCAAGTACTCCTGGAAGTGCTGCCGATGAACCTGGTGATAAATATACTGTTAATCCTTGCCGTGGTTACCATTCTGGCCTGGTTCGTCAAAAGAAGACTGCATCCGCTGCAAAGCATCAGTTCAGCCGCTCAATTAATGGCTGATGGCGATCTTCGCGGAGCAGAAGAGAAGGCAAGTTCGATTAAAGTAAAAGGGAATGATGAAATTAGACATGTGACAGAGTCATTCAAAAAAATGACGCATCATACAAAAGTAATGGTTGAAGATATAAAAGCATCTTCAGAAGCACTCCTGATCTCCTCGGGTAAAATAGAAAACAAGATGGAAGAAATCAGCCAGGCCAGCAGCCTGATTGTCAGAGGGATTCAGGAAGTGGCAGGGGCTACTGATACACAGCTGATCCGAAGCGAGGAATCTGCAAAAGCAATAGAAGAAATGGCAATAGGCATTCAGCGCATTGCGGAGGCTTCAACGGATGTAAGTGAACAATCCAATACAGTTGCACAGCAGGTAAAAGAAGGATTTGATGAAATTCAGTCCATTATTCGGCAGATCAATGAGATTAAAAAAACTGTAAACGAATCTTCCGTATTTATAGAAGAACTGGGTACCCAGGCCAGTGAAATTGAAGATATCGTGAATCTGATATCCGGCATAGCGGAGCAAACCAATCTGCTTTCATTAAATGCAGCCATTGAAGCAGCAAGGGCAGGCGAACATGGCAAAGGCTTCGCCGTTGTATCCCAGGAGGTTAAAAAGCTGGCAGAAGGCTCCAAAGCATCTGCTGCACAAATTGCAGAAAAGCTAAATCACTTCAGATTATCCATTGAACAGGCAGTCGGAAATATGCATGCGAGCTCAGGCAAAGTTGAAGAAGGCACTGTTCTGGTCAATAGCGCCGGCGAGAAATTCAATCAGATTCTGCATGCGGTTGAAGGAGTTACCGGGGAAATCCAGGAGGTTTCTGCTGTAACAGAAGAGCTCTCTGCCGGATCAGAAGAGATTTCTGCATCCATTGATGAATTTGCGGGTCTATCTAAAGACACAGCACAAATTTCCCGGGAGGTCGCAGCCTCAACAGACCAGCAGGAGAATGCGGTAGAAAAGATTTCAGAGCTGACCCTTCAGCTGAGCAGTCTTTCTAAACAGCTGGAACAGTCCGTGGAGAAGTTTAAATTATAA
- a CDS encoding YhfX family PLP-dependent enzyme has protein sequence MFLDVTKRRNPKLIQSGVTLHQSGQIPPNTYVIDLDILGENVAALAETAKNHDFTLYFMSKQLGRLPFIGQFIAEHGIEKAVAVEFDEAKTLAEGGVKMGNVGHLVQPGKNQWQEVLSWNPEVITLFSLARARQLSEAAVQSGKMQDVLLRVYAEGDMIYPGQQGGFRLEKLDEELPELAGLPGINVAGVTTFPNFQLSNDKKSMEPTPNFKTLLKAKETLEKKGITVKQVNGPSATSCETIPFLAEQGVTHGEPGHALTGTTPLHAYRDLPEKPAIVYVTEVSHQDQEHYYVIGGGYYGRSHLTGCLVGNNEKDILKQYVKAIEPAPEAIDYYGAIEKPNGFQISEGDTAVFSFRTQVFVTRAHIALVKGIQSGKPELVHFERKW, from the coding sequence ATGTTTTTAGATGTAACAAAGCGCAGAAATCCTAAGCTGATTCAATCAGGTGTCACCCTCCATCAAAGCGGGCAGATACCCCCGAATACGTACGTGATTGACCTCGATATACTCGGAGAGAATGTAGCAGCTCTGGCAGAAACGGCAAAAAACCATGACTTTACGCTTTATTTCATGAGCAAGCAGCTTGGAAGGCTTCCGTTTATAGGCCAGTTTATTGCAGAGCACGGCATCGAAAAGGCGGTTGCTGTTGAATTCGACGAAGCCAAAACACTGGCAGAAGGCGGCGTAAAAATGGGGAACGTCGGCCACCTGGTCCAGCCGGGAAAAAATCAGTGGCAGGAAGTGCTGTCATGGAATCCTGAGGTCATTACCCTATTTTCCCTTGCACGTGCCAGACAGCTTTCTGAAGCGGCTGTTCAGTCAGGAAAGATGCAGGATGTACTTCTCAGGGTGTATGCAGAAGGCGATATGATTTATCCCGGACAGCAGGGCGGCTTTCGATTGGAAAAGCTGGATGAAGAACTTCCCGAACTAGCCGGGCTTCCCGGGATTAATGTAGCAGGCGTCACAACCTTCCCGAACTTTCAGCTATCTAATGATAAGAAAAGCATGGAGCCGACTCCTAATTTTAAAACCCTTTTAAAAGCAAAAGAGACTCTGGAGAAAAAGGGCATTACAGTAAAGCAGGTAAACGGTCCAAGTGCGACTAGCTGCGAAACCATACCTTTCCTGGCAGAACAGGGTGTAACTCATGGAGAACCGGGACATGCCCTTACCGGAACGACCCCGCTGCATGCGTACCGGGATCTCCCCGAGAAACCTGCCATTGTATATGTAACGGAAGTGTCCCACCAGGATCAGGAGCATTATTATGTTATCGGCGGCGGCTACTACGGACGCTCCCATTTAACCGGGTGTCTGGTCGGTAACAATGAAAAAGACATTTTGAAGCAATATGTAAAAGCAATCGAGCCGGCTCCTGAAGCGATTGACTATTATGGTGCGATTGAGAAACCGAACGGCTTTCAGATTTCTGAAGGAGATACAGCCGTTTTCTCTTTCCGTACACAGGTGTTCGTCACTAGGGCCCATATTGCCCTGGTAAAAGGAATTCAAAGCGGAAAGCCGGAACTGGTTCACTTTGAGAGGAAGTGGTAA
- a CDS encoding aminotransferase class V-fold PLP-dependent enzyme — MSTYNRAQLKYANSVLPSLSIQEAQEKQFKLVDRMSRHFKGRQFLSMGDLGVSPTYKRPEQTYLVERVLADFFETEDCALVRGAGTGAIRNILSMLLSPGDEMFIHTAPVYTTTKETLRILGIKTVQADYNHLEEVRTAIRTNQNPKVFYIQHARQQPADHYQLAEVIKAVKEERPDLPIVVDDNYCALKTKGIGVELGADYSTFSGFKLLGPEGIAVIAGKKEAIERVHHYNYSGGGQVQGYEAMELLRMMTFAPVSLAIQNEQVEELCRRLNEGAVKGIRAAYMTNAQSKNVIVELEDPIAQSVISISDEHGAATHPVGAESKYEIIPMIYRVSGSFLEAQPELKDYGLRINPMKSGADTIIGILEKVIPLAKEVQHR; from the coding sequence GTGTCCACATACAACAGAGCCCAATTAAAGTACGCAAATTCGGTTTTGCCGAGCTTATCGATACAGGAAGCACAGGAAAAACAATTCAAACTGGTCGACAGAATGAGCCGCCATTTCAAAGGCAGGCAATTTCTATCGATGGGAGACCTTGGAGTTTCTCCAACATATAAGCGTCCGGAACAGACATATCTTGTGGAAAGAGTTCTGGCTGATTTCTTTGAAACAGAAGACTGTGCCCTTGTCAGGGGAGCCGGAACAGGTGCGATCCGCAATATTCTAAGCATGCTTCTGTCTCCTGGAGATGAAATGTTTATTCACACGGCCCCTGTTTATACGACGACAAAGGAAACGTTAAGAATCTTAGGCATCAAAACAGTCCAGGCAGATTACAACCATCTTGAGGAAGTAAGAACGGCCATCAGAACTAATCAAAATCCTAAAGTTTTCTATATTCAGCATGCCCGTCAGCAGCCTGCAGATCATTACCAATTGGCCGAAGTCATCAAAGCTGTGAAGGAAGAACGCCCGGATCTTCCTATCGTCGTGGATGACAATTATTGCGCATTGAAGACAAAGGGAATTGGCGTGGAATTAGGAGCGGATTACTCAACTTTTTCCGGATTTAAGCTTCTCGGGCCGGAAGGAATTGCAGTCATTGCCGGCAAAAAAGAAGCCATCGAACGGGTGCATCACTATAACTACTCGGGCGGAGGCCAGGTACAGGGCTACGAAGCCATGGAGCTTTTAAGAATGATGACCTTCGCGCCTGTCTCACTGGCTATTCAGAATGAACAGGTGGAAGAGCTTTGCCGCCGTCTGAATGAAGGCGCTGTGAAAGGAATACGAGCCGCCTACATGACGAATGCCCAATCCAAAAACGTCATTGTAGAGCTGGAAGATCCAATCGCCCAAAGCGTGATCAGCATCAGTGATGAGCATGGGGCGGCCACCCATCCGGTTGGGGCGGAATCAAAATATGAAATCATTCCGATGATTTACCGCGTTTCCGGCAGCTTTTTGGAAGCACAGCCTGAGCTGAAGGATTATGGACTGCGCATCAATCCGATGAAATCAGGAGCGGACACGATCATCGGCATTCTTGAAAAAGTGATACCTCTTGCAAAAGAAGTGCAGCATCGTTGA
- a CDS encoding phosphotriesterase family protein: MIQTVLGKITPEELGICSAHEHLSIDLSRVKKDPDTILDDEQGMHEELEDFYRLGGRSMVEVTNDGMGRDALVLKRLSEATGVHLITCTGFYKDPYIPDFADGWKAEQFAQHFIKEATEGIGDTGILPGVIGEVGTSKNEMKPIERELLIGAAMAGAETGLPVTTHTTLGTLGLEQVQLLTKYGLPTDQIIIGHQDLNPNKDEVLAVLETGAYIAFDTIGKNNYRPDEERADFLLDFINRGYEKQILLSADLTRKSHWKKHGGPGYGLVLETFIPVLKKSGVPESILHQFLTVNPSRAFSIRERS; the protein is encoded by the coding sequence ATGATACAAACCGTACTTGGAAAAATTACTCCGGAAGAATTGGGGATTTGCTCGGCTCACGAGCATCTCTCCATTGATCTTTCGAGAGTAAAAAAAGATCCGGATACGATTCTGGATGATGAACAGGGCATGCATGAGGAACTGGAGGATTTCTATCGTCTCGGCGGAAGGTCCATGGTTGAAGTGACAAATGACGGCATGGGCCGGGATGCTCTTGTGCTAAAAAGGCTGAGCGAGGCAACCGGGGTTCACCTTATTACATGCACAGGCTTTTATAAAGATCCTTATATCCCGGATTTTGCAGACGGCTGGAAAGCGGAGCAGTTTGCACAGCATTTTATCAAAGAGGCAACGGAAGGAATCGGGGATACAGGCATACTGCCGGGTGTCATCGGGGAAGTGGGCACAAGCAAAAATGAAATGAAGCCGATTGAACGTGAGCTTTTAATTGGTGCCGCTATGGCCGGTGCCGAAACCGGCCTTCCAGTGACAACCCATACAACACTCGGAACACTAGGGCTTGAACAGGTTCAGCTGCTGACGAAGTATGGCCTTCCAACTGATCAGATCATCATCGGCCATCAGGATCTCAACCCGAATAAAGACGAAGTTCTCGCTGTTTTGGAAACAGGTGCCTATATCGCGTTTGATACGATTGGAAAAAATAATTACCGTCCCGATGAAGAAAGAGCTGACTTTCTTCTTGATTTTATAAACCGCGGATATGAAAAGCAAATACTTCTATCAGCTGACTTAACCCGCAAATCGCATTGGAAGAAGCACGGAGGTCCGGGCTACGGTCTTGTGCTTGAGACGTTTATTCCAGTATTGAAGAAATCCGGAGTGCCGGAAAGCATCCTTCATCAATTTCTGACCGTTAATCCATCCAGAGCTTTTTCAATAAGGGAGCGATCATAG
- a CDS encoding YfcC family protein, with amino-acid sequence MKAETSQETGLETNKKSKWEMPDTYVILFAVLLMAVAATYFVPAGAFEREIVDEVERVIPGTYAEAEGNPTGFMDIFLALQEGMVQSGGLIFLVLFAGGAFEVVERSGAIKGGILRAVTKTQGKEFWLIAIVSILFALGGAVGAVANSVIPFVAIGLIITRALKLDALVAVSITFGATFAGFNVGFLNPYTVGIAQSIADVPLFSGMALRLIAFLVIVGVTILYTWRYARKVLADPSKSLVGVSNATSSLDDNLEIPFTGRHKLILSFVGLSLLFFIFATIQFQWTINHMAAFFIIIGLISGIIAGMNYNQVALTFLEGCQKLVYGALIIGVARAILIVMENARILDTFVHALSVPLEGLSPILATIGMFVSNAILNFLVPSGSGQAMISMPILAPLADMIGITRQVAVQAYQFGDGFTNSIFPTSGPLMASLAVAGVPWIKWAKWMMPLFLIWCVIAVVMLSVGVLINWGPV; translated from the coding sequence TTGAAAGCAGAGACATCGCAAGAAACAGGATTAGAAACTAATAAGAAAAGTAAATGGGAGATGCCGGATACTTATGTCATCCTCTTCGCTGTTTTATTAATGGCAGTAGCAGCTACTTATTTTGTGCCTGCTGGAGCTTTTGAAAGAGAGATCGTCGATGAGGTAGAACGGGTTATCCCGGGTACATATGCAGAAGCAGAAGGGAATCCGACTGGTTTTATGGACATATTTCTCGCACTGCAGGAAGGAATGGTTCAGTCTGGCGGCTTGATTTTTCTTGTTCTTTTTGCAGGCGGAGCCTTTGAGGTAGTTGAGCGGTCAGGTGCTATCAAAGGAGGTATTCTGCGTGCTGTTACAAAGACCCAGGGAAAAGAATTTTGGCTTATCGCTATTGTATCTATATTATTTGCATTAGGAGGAGCTGTCGGGGCTGTGGCCAATTCGGTCATCCCTTTTGTCGCAATCGGACTGATCATCACCCGGGCCCTCAAGCTTGATGCTCTTGTAGCAGTTTCCATTACGTTCGGGGCCACTTTTGCCGGCTTTAATGTCGGGTTCCTGAATCCCTATACGGTTGGCATCGCTCAATCGATTGCCGATGTCCCCTTATTCTCCGGAATGGCCTTAAGGCTTATCGCATTTCTTGTGATCGTAGGTGTAACTATTCTCTACACCTGGCGCTATGCCAGGAAGGTCCTTGCTGATCCATCTAAAAGCCTGGTCGGAGTATCCAATGCAACATCCTCTTTAGATGACAATCTTGAAATACCTTTCACAGGACGGCATAAACTGATTCTCAGCTTTGTCGGATTGTCGCTGCTATTTTTCATTTTTGCCACCATTCAATTCCAATGGACGATTAATCATATGGCTGCCTTTTTTATAATCATTGGTCTCATTTCAGGTATTATTGCGGGCATGAATTATAACCAAGTGGCTTTAACTTTTTTGGAAGGCTGCCAAAAGCTTGTTTACGGAGCATTAATTATTGGTGTTGCCAGAGCCATTCTGATTGTGATGGAAAATGCCAGGATCCTCGATACATTTGTCCATGCACTTTCCGTTCCACTGGAAGGGCTATCCCCTATCCTGGCGACAATTGGGATGTTTGTTTCCAATGCCATTCTAAATTTCCTTGTTCCATCGGGAAGCGGGCAAGCGATGATATCGATGCCTATCCTGGCTCCTCTGGCAGATATGATTGGGATTACCCGCCAGGTTGCGGTGCAGGCCTACCAGTTTGGTGATGGATTCACCAACAGCATCTTCCCGACATCAGGTCCGCTCATGGCAAGCCTTGCCGTAGCCGGTGTCCCTTGGATCAAATGGGCCAAGTGGATGATGCCGCTCTTCCTGATTTGGTGTGTGATCGCTGTTGTCATGCTTAGTGTAGGAGTACTGATTAATTGGGGTCCAGTTTAA
- a CDS encoding phosphopentomutase: MAKAILLVIDSFGIGAMEDCGEFSPSDCRANTYKHIRESADFLEIPTLYRLGLGALVDGKEAPANAYGFSALAHYGADTYLGHQEIAGSCPKRSNKRLMKDIHPHLAKALTEAGYEVEYPWNDRPVLLVNGACVIGDNLESSLGNIINLTADFNKMPFRELKEVGKVVRQNVDTSRVIAFGGPYTTIEHILSVVHEKNPDQWGVDAPKAKVYGKGYEVYHMGYGVNIDGQFPMIAARHGLKVHRIGKTADVLHGEGPAEPIVDTEKVLQALESAYLEEKEDAAFLVNVQETDLAGHAEDTEWYARLLNTTDQWLAEFLPKMAEEDLIIIMADHGNDPTIGHSNHTREYVPILAAGKRIKPVNLGKRNSMADVGATFSEFFGLPATEEGESFLKMMID; encoded by the coding sequence ATGGCAAAAGCAATTCTGCTGGTGATTGACAGCTTTGGCATCGGTGCAATGGAGGATTGCGGAGAGTTCAGCCCTTCTGACTGCAGAGCCAATACCTATAAGCATATCCGGGAATCGGCTGATTTTTTAGAAATCCCAACTTTATATAGGCTTGGGCTGGGGGCGCTTGTGGATGGGAAGGAAGCCCCTGCCAATGCTTACGGCTTCTCGGCATTGGCCCATTACGGGGCAGACACATACCTCGGGCACCAGGAAATTGCCGGGAGCTGCCCGAAGCGCTCGAATAAAAGACTGATGAAAGATATTCATCCACATCTGGCCAAGGCATTAACTGAAGCAGGCTACGAGGTTGAATACCCATGGAATGACCGGCCGGTGCTATTAGTGAATGGTGCCTGTGTCATCGGGGATAATCTTGAGTCCTCACTGGGAAACATCATCAATTTAACTGCTGATTTTAATAAAATGCCTTTCCGGGAATTAAAGGAAGTCGGGAAAGTTGTCCGCCAGAATGTTGACACCAGCCGGGTCATTGCGTTTGGAGGACCCTATACAACCATTGAACATATCCTGTCAGTTGTACATGAAAAAAATCCAGACCAGTGGGGAGTGGATGCCCCAAAAGCCAAGGTGTACGGCAAAGGCTATGAAGTCTATCACATGGGCTACGGCGTAAACATAGACGGACAATTTCCGATGATCGCTGCCCGGCATGGCCTCAAAGTCCATCGGATTGGCAAAACGGCAGATGTTTTGCATGGGGAAGGGCCTGCAGAACCAATTGTCGATACTGAAAAAGTATTACAAGCTTTGGAGAGTGCCTATTTAGAAGAAAAAGAGGATGCGGCATTTCTGGTAAATGTACAGGAAACAGACCTGGCAGGACATGCGGAAGATACAGAATGGTATGCGAGACTGCTGAATACAACCGACCAGTGGCTCGCAGAATTCCTGCCCAAGATGGCAGAGGAGGATCTAATTATTATCATGGCTGACCATGGCAACGACCCGACCATCGGACACTCCAACCATACGAGAGAATACGTTCCAATACTAGCAGCCGGTAAGCGGATAAAACCGGTTAACCTCGGAAAACGTAATTCGATGGCTGACGTTGGGGCGACATTCAGCGAGTTCTTTGGACTGCCTGCGACTGAGGAAGGCGAGAGTTTTTTAAAGATGATGATAGATTAA